The following coding sequences lie in one Phragmites australis chromosome 8, lpPhrAust1.1, whole genome shotgun sequence genomic window:
- the LOC133927257 gene encoding synaptotagmin-3-like isoform X1, protein MGLVGGVLGFGLGLAIGLAAAYLVYLRFFAAHHLQDPVIRPLRDLDSEALQRIIPDIPLWVKSPDYERVDWMNKFIFDMWPFLDKAICNNIKRATRQIFDQYAGQYGIESIEFAQLTLGALPPTFQGVKVYEMQEKELVIEPVIRWASTANVIVKAKVHYFEVSAQLVDLHIMITPRVTLKPLVPSFPCFANLCVSLMEKPHIDFGFKLLGGDVMAIPGLYRFVQDQISKQISILYHWPKVIQIPILDGASGATKKPVGILHVKVIRAMNLLKMDLLGKSDPYVKMRLSGERLSSKKTSVKMSNLNPEWNEHFRFIVKDPETQVLELHMFDWEKVKMHDKLGLQVIPLRLLTPYESKLFTLDLLKSMNSNDPHNKKNRGKLIVELTFDPFREDNSRTSLTSDGEGNASVRRDISSNGGVLVVSVENAEDVEGKRHTNPYAEVLFRGERKKTKVIRKTRDPRWSEEFQFMLDEPPVDDKIRIEVQSKRRGLRFRDKESLGHVDINLADVVNNGRINEKYHLINSRNGALHVEIKWNTV, encoded by the exons ATGGGCCTCGTGGGCGGCGtcctcggcttcggcctcggcctcgccatcggcctcgccgccgcctacCTCGTCTACCTCCGCTTCTTCGCCGCTCACCATCTCCAG GATCCTGTCATTAGACCTCTACGAGATTTAGATTCTGAAGCCTTGCAGAGAATAATACCAGACATCCCGTTATGGGTCAAGAGCCCAGACTATGAGCGG GTTGACTGGATGAACAAGTTTATTTTTGACATGTGGCCTTTCCTGGATAAG GCAATATGCAACAATATAAAACGTGCAACGAGGCAAATATTTGATCAATATGCTGGACAATATGGTATAGAATCAATTGAATTTGCGCAGTTAACTCTTGGGGCTCTTCCACCTACATTTCAAG GAGTTAAAGTTTACGAAATGCAAGAAAAAGAATTGGTAATTGAGCCTGTGATTCGGTGGGCTAGCACAGCAAATGTAATCGTGAAAGCGAAGGTGCATTATTTTGAAGTGTCTGCTCAG CTTGTAGATTTGCATATAATGATAACACCACGTGTGACTCTGAAGCCGCTTGTGCCAAGCTTTCCCTGCTTTGCTAACTTGTGTGTTTCACTAATGGAGAAG CCACATATCGACTTCGGATTTAAATTATTGGGGGGTGATGTCATGGCAATACCAGGCTTGTATCGTTTTGTTCAG GATCAAATATCAAAGCAAATCTCAATTCTGTATCACTGGCCAAAGGTTATACAGATTCCTATCTTAGATGGAGCAAG TGGTGCTACAAAGAAGCCAGTTGGAATATTGCACGTAAAGGTAATTAGGGCCATGAATCTTCTCAAGATGGACTTGCTTGGAAAATCTGATCCCTATGTCAAGATGCGCCTGAGTGGTGAGAGACTGTCCTCAAAGAAAACATCTGTTAAGATGAGCAACCTGAATCCTGAATGGAATGAGCACTTTAGGTTCATAGTCAAAGATCCTGAGACACAAGTCCTTGAGCTCCACATGTTTGATTGGGAAAAG GTTAAAATGCATGACAAATTGGGTTTGCAAGTAATTCCCCTCCGCTTGCTTACTCCTTACGAGAGCAAGTTATTCACACTCGACCTTCTTAAAAGCATGAACTCAAATGATCCACATAACAAGAAGAACAGAGGGAAGCTCATTGTTGAGTTGACATTTGATCCCTTTAGAGAAGACAATAGCAGGACCAGTTTGACTTCAGATGGTGAAGGCAATGCCAGTGTAAGAAGGGACATATCCTCCAATGGCGGGGTGTTGGTGGTTTCCGTAGAAAATGCAGAAGATGTCGAAGGGAAGCGTCACACCAATCCATATGCTGAGGTTCTTTTTAGGGGAGAACGGAAGAAAACAAAG GTGATCAGGAAAACAAGAGATCCAAGATGGAGTGAAGAGTTCCAGTTCATGCTAGACGAGCCTCCTGTGGATGATAAGATCCGTATCGAAGTCCAAAGCAAACGCCGCGGCCTCCGCTTCCGCGATAAG